From Coffea arabica cultivar ET-39 chromosome 9c, Coffea Arabica ET-39 HiFi, whole genome shotgun sequence, one genomic window encodes:
- the LOC113708077 gene encoding ATP synthase gamma chain, chloroplastic: MSCSNLTMWVSSKTSLSDSTALSFRSSITPVQLPSNNSTTANPSRPSSVTPIHCGLRELRDRIVTVKNTQKITEAMKLVAAAKVRRAQEAVVNARPFSESLVEVLYNINEQLQTDDIDVPLTKVRPVKKVGLVVVTGDRGLCGGFNNAIIKKAEARIAELKGLGLDYTIISVGKKGNSYFIRRPYIPVDRFLDGTSLPTAKEAQAIADDVFSLFISEEVDKVELLYTKFVSLVKAEPVIHTLLPLSPKGEICDINGNCVDAAEDEFFRLTTKEGKLTVERDIMRTKTTEFSAILQFEQDPVQILDALLPLYLNSQILRSLQESLASELAARMTAMSNATDNANELKKSLSIVYNRERQAKITGEILEIVAGANALT, translated from the coding sequence ATGTCTTGCTCAAATTTAACCATGTGGGTTTCCTCAAAAACTTCTCTTTCTGATTCAACTGCGCTTTCTTTTCGCTCTTCAATCACCCCTGTTCAGCTCCCTAGCAACAACTCAACCACTGCCAACCCCTCAAGGCCATCATCAGTAACTCCAATTCATTGTGGACTTCGCGAGCTTCGTGATCGTATTGTTACTGTGAAGAACACACAGAAAATCACGGAGGCCATGAAGCTTGTGGCTGCTGCTAAAGTGAGAAGAGCTCAAGAAGCTGTGGTCAATGCCAGGCCATTTTCAGAATCTCTAGTCGAAGTTCTTTACAACATTAATGAGCAGCTCCAAACTGACGACATTGATGTTCCTCTCACCAAAGTTAGGCCTGTTAAGAAGGTTGGTCTTGTAGTCGTTACCGGTGATCGTGGACTTTGTGGCGGTTTTAACAATGCAATTATTAAAAAGGCGGAGGCTAGGATAGCAGAATTGAAGGGACTTGGCCTTGATTACACTATAATCAGTGTGGGGAAAAAGGGTAACTCATATTTTATCCGCAGGCCTTATATTCCGGTAGACAGATTTCTTGATGGTACTTCTCTTCCCACTGCTAAAGAAGCTCAAGCAATTGCAGATGATGTCTTCTCGCTTTTCATAAGTGAAGAGGTGGATAAGGTAGAGCTTTTGTACACTAAGTTCGTTTCATTAGTGAAGGCCGAACCAGTGATTCACACTCTGCTTCCGTTGTCTCCAAAAGGAGAGATCTGTGACATAAATGGGAACTGTGTTGATGCAGCCGAGGATGAGTTCTTCAGATTGACAACCAAGGAAGGCAAATTGACAGTGGAAAGAGACATTATGAGGACTAAAACAACAGAGTTTTCGGCGATCTTGCAATTTGAGCAGGACCCTGTTCAGATCCTTGATGCCTTACTCCCTCTTTACTTAAATAGTCAAATTTTGAGGTCATTGCAGGAGTCACTGGCTAGTGAGCTTGCTGCTAGGATGACTGCAATGAGCAATGCGACTGACAATGCTAATGAATTGAAGAAATCCCTGTCTATAGTCTACAACAGAGAGCGTCAGGCCAAGATTACAGGAGAGATATTGGAAATTGTTGCTGGAGCCAATGCTTTGACTTAA
- the LOC140014254 gene encoding uncharacterized protein, producing the protein MSNLETYDKEAHNWVKKAHHPRHWCKAFFLTHTKCDMLVNNFCESFNAHILEFRDQPIILLLETIREYIMDRIQQRKVAMEKCKGPIRPLPTKIVDERVKRSTHRNPIWNVVVGYQVKCPKGDQYAVDLKKKKHCMCKLWAVSGIPCCHAIAAIHRNNENSYNEVEGCYNADIFLKIYCNVFEPISSEILWLLSIMSILDPTLDVAQPERPRKARRRDITKEKNHGRKLRRRIVLHYRKCEKTCHNVAICCKEESTQSNQVEEDTNIGVHTPQGAENPKSPKSSVRPSKRQTVRKDQQRKKKRNVQR; encoded by the exons ATGTCAAACCTGGAGACGTATGACAAGGAAGCACATAACTGGGTGAAAAAGGCACATCATCCTCGGCATTGGTGCAAGGCATTTTTCCTAACTCATACCAAATGTGATATGTTGGTCAATAACTTTTGTGAATCTTTCAATGCTCATATCCTTGAATTCAGAGATCAGCCTATAATTTTACTACTGGAGACTATTAGAGAATATATTATGGATAGGATTCAACAAAGAAAAGTAGCCATGGAGAAATGTAAAGGTCCTATTAGACCACTTCCCACCAAAATTGTTGATGAGAGGGTGAAGCGTTCAACTCACCGGAATCCTATTTGGAATGTTGTTGTTGGTTATCAAGTGAAGTGCCCTAAAGGAGACCAATATGCTGtagacctaaaaaaaaaaaaacattgcatGTGCAAATTGTGGGCCGTAAGTGGAATTCCTTGCTGTCATGCAATAGCAGCAATTCATAGGAATAATGAAAATTCTTATAATGAAGTTGAAGGTTGCTACAATGCAGATATATTTTTGAAGATATATTGTAATGTCTTCGAACCAATTAGTAGTGAAATTCTATGGCTCCTATCCATCATGTCTATATTGGACCCAACACTCGATGTTGCTCAACCTGAGAGGCCAAGAAAGGCTCGAAGGAGAGAtatcacaaaagaaaaaaatcatggTAGAAAACTGAGAAGGAGAATTGTTCTACATTATAGAAAGTGTGAGAAGACATGTCACAATGTAGCTATATGCTGCAAAGAAGAGTCTACTCAATCTAATCAAGTAGAAGAGGATACTAATATTGGTGTACATACTCCACAGGGTGCAGAAAATCCCAAAAGTCCAAAGTCTTCTGTGAGGCCATCTAAAAGGCAGACT GTTAGAAAAGACcaacaaaggaagaaaaaaagaaatgtgcaGCGATGA
- the LOC113709021 gene encoding uncharacterized protein: MRTKNENQFEGRYKRFVWDKFMIDPKFELEIKFESRQQFKIAVTEYGFKADKPVWTCKNDTKRVRTVCRDSCPWFVFASIERALGTSDLVIKTMHDVHENCNHAWKNKNMTSTWLSNKYMERIKSNTKMPVRELRQTVYEDYKVEIFEWVARKARAKTIQLIKGSTEAQYKKIWEYCNGIKKTHEGSTMEVMFTPFRLPTSNPRFMRLYCCIGPLKQGFKDGCRPIIGLDGCHLKDTYPGQLLTALGMDPNNSYWPIAWAVVEKETTEQWNGF; encoded by the coding sequence ATGAGAACAAAAAATGAGAACCAGTTTGAAGGCAGATACAAAAGATTTGTATGGGATAAATTCATGATAGACCCCAAGTTTGAATTGGAAATAAAATTTGAGTCAAGGCAACAATTCAAGATAGCAGTGACCGAATATGGTTTCAAGGCAGATAAACCGGTCTGGACGTGTAAAAATGATACCAAAAGGGTGAGAACTGTTTGTAGAGACTCGTGTCCTTGGTTTGTCTTTGCATCAATTGAGAGGGCACTTGGTACATCAGATTTGGTGATAAAAACAATGCATGATGTGCATGAGAATTGCAATCACGCTTGGAAGAATAAAAACATGACTTCTACGTGGCTATCCAATAAGTATATGGAGAGAATTAAATCTAACACAAAGATGCCCGTTAGGGAACTTAGGCAAACTGTTTATGAGGATTATAAGGTTGAGATTTTTGAATGGGTGGCTAGAAAAGCAAGAGCCAAAACTATACAGCTTATTAAGGGGTCTACAGAGGCACAATACAAGAAAATTTGGGAATATTGCAATGGAATAAAGAAGACACATGAGGGAAGTACTATGGAGGTCATGTTTACCCCATTCAGACTGCCTACAAGTAATCCAAGATTTATGCGACTATACTGCTGCATTGGGCCACTTAAGCAAGGCTTTAAGGATGGTTGTAGGCCTATTATAGGCTTAGATGGATGCCATCTAAAAGACACTTATCCAGGACAATTACTTACTGCTCTTGGAATGGACCCTAACAATAGTTATTGGCCAATTGCATGGGCAGTTGTGGAGAAAGAAACCACAGAACAATGGAATGGTTTCTGA
- the LOC113708022 gene encoding uncharacterized protein: MAKERQEQKSTLETSRVSEEAVQVQDEANEINPKIAVYEDKDIKWQGRGTGAKNHMGQVKTAWAMSNRGTSIPILDLVETIRLVLIKAREEHWTEFKVHIPQKAAFILVDVQENQRQSIGKSDG, encoded by the exons ATGGCAAAGGAAAGGCAGGAGCAAAAGAGCACTCTTGAAACATCCAGAGTCAGTGAAGAAGCTGTTCAG GTACAAGATGAGGCAAATGAAATTAATCCGAAGATAGCTGTCTATGAGGATAAGGATATCAAATGGCAGGGAAGGGGCACGGGGGCAAAGAATCACATGGGACAAGTTAAGACAGCTTGGGCCATGAGCAACAGAGGCACAAGCATACCAATACTAGATTTAGTTGAAACAATAAGATTAGTTTTGATCAAGGCTAGAGAAGAGCATTGGACAGAATTTAAAGTCCATATCCCTCAGAAAGCAGCTTTTATCCTCGTTGATGTCCAGGAAAACCAAAGACAATCGATTGGCAAATCTGATGGATGA